From Lolium perenne isolate Kyuss_39 chromosome 5, Kyuss_2.0, whole genome shotgun sequence, a single genomic window includes:
- the LOC127299955 gene encoding glutamine--fructose-6-phosphate aminotransferase [isomerizing] 1 — translation MCGIFAYLNYNVSRERRYILEVLLNGLRRLEYRGYDSSGIAVDADLLSSAAAPYAGAAPLVYRQEGKIENLVRSVYSEVDENEVNLDAAFNVHAGIAHTRWATHGVPAPRNSHPQSSGAGDEFLVVHNGIITNYEVLKETLIRHGFTFESDTDTEVIPKLAKFVFDKAHDEEGDVTFIEVVNEVMRQLEGAYALIFKSPHYPNELIACKRGSTLILGVNELSGQKIGKSFHDVKALTANGKPKELFFSSDLCAIVEHTKNYLAIEDNEIVHIKDGGVSILKFDHDKEKPASVKRALSVLEMEVEQIKKGSYDHFMQKEIHEQPHSLTTTMRGRLKDGGVLLGGLKEHLKTIRRSRRVVFIGCGTSYNAALAARTFVEELTGIPVTMEVASDLLDRQGPIYREDTAVFVSQSGETADTLLALDYALENGALCVGITNTVGSTLSRRTHCGIHINAGCEIGVASTKAYTSQIVVMAMLALAIGSDQISTQPRREAIISGLSSLPGHASEVLKLDSEMKELASSLIDSESLLVFGRGYNYATALEGALKVKEVALMHSEGMFAGEMKHGPLALVDENLPIIVIATRDACFSKQQSVIQQLLSRKGRLIIMCSKGDASAVSPSGSCRVIEVPQVADCLQPVINIIPLQLLAYHLTVLRGFDVDQPRNLAKSVTTQ, via the exons ATGTGCGGGATCTTTGCCTACCTCAACTACAATGTCTCGCGGGAGCGCCGCTACATCCTCGAGGTGCTCCTCAACGGCCTCCGCCGCCTCGAGTACCGCGGCTACGACTCCTCCGGGATAGCCGTCGACGCCGACCTCCTGTCCTCCGCCGCCGCGCCCTACGCCGGGGCCGCCCCGCTCGTGTACCGCCAGGAGGGCAAGATCGAGAACCTCGTGCGATCCGTCTACTCCG AGGTTGATGAGAATGAGGTGAACTTGGATGCCGCATTCAATGTGCATGCTGGAATTGCCCACACCAGGTGGGCTACACACGGTGTGCCCGCCCCCAGAAACAGTCACCCGCAGTCTTCTGGCGCCGGTGATGAGTTCTTGGTCGTGCACAATGGCATCATCACCAACTATGAG GTTCTGAAAGAGACGCTAATTCGGCATGGGTTTACCTTTGAGTCTGACACCGACACAGAAGTCATCCCAAAGCTAGCAAAATTTGTTTTTGATAAGGCTCATGATGAAGAAG GTGATGTGACATTTATCGAAGTTGTTAATGAAGTCATGAGGCAGCTTGAAGGAGCCTACGCCCTTATATTTAAAAGTCCACACTACCCCAACGAATTGATTGCATGCAAACGAGGCAGCACACTGATACTTGGTGTCAAT GAATTGAGTGGTCAAAAGATTGGGAAATCATTCCACGATGTGAAAGCACTGACAGCAAATGGAAAGCCCAAAGAACTGTTTTTCTCCAGTGATTTATGTGCTATTGTGGAGCATACTAAGAATTATTTAGCTATTGAAGATAATGAAATAGTTCATATTAAG GATGGCGGCGTGTCTATCCTTAAGTTTGACCATGACAAAGAGAAGCCAGCGTCTGTGAAACGAGCATTATCTGTTCTTGAGATGGAAGTTGAACAAATAAAGAAAGGAAGCTATGACCACTTCATGCAAAAAGAAATCCATGAACAACCACATTCACTGACAACAACAATGAGGGGTAGACTGAAGGATGGTGGAGTTCTTTTGGGTGGACTGAAGGAGCACCTTAAAACAATCCGACGCAGTAGAAGGGTAGTCTTTATTGGCTGTGGCACTAGTTATAATGCTGCGTTAGCTGCGAGAACTTTTGTGGAAGAACTAACTG GTATTCCCGTGACTATGGAGGTTGCAAGTGACTTGCTGGACAGGCAAGGCCCTATCTACAGAGAAGACACTGCAGTTTTTGTTAGCCAGTCAGGGGAGACAGCAGATACCCTCCTTGCTCTTGATTATGCACTAGAAAACGGAGCACTTTGTGTTGGCATAACAAACACTGTTGGAAGCACACTCTCAAGAAGAACTCACTGTGGAATTCATATCAACGCTGGTTGTGAGATTGGTGTTGCTAGCACCAAG GCATACACTAGTCAAATAGTAGTCATGGCAATGCTGGCATTGGCTATTGGATCTGACCAAATATCCACTCAACCTAGAAGGGAAGCTATCATCAGTGGTCTTTCCAGTCTCCCAG GCCATGCCAGTGAAGTTCTGAAACTTGATTCTGAAATGAAGGAACTTGCCTCTTCGTTGATCGACTCGGAGTCCCTCCTTGTGTTTGGAAGGGGTTACAACTATGCCACTGCCTTGGAGGGTGCCCTCAAAGTTAAGGAGGTTGCACTGATGCACAGTGAAGGCATGTTTGCTGGTGAGATGAAACATGGGCCGCTAGCACTAGTTGATGAAAACCTTCCAATCATCGTCATTGCAACACGTGATGCATGTTTCAG TAAGCAACAGTCAGTGATCCAGCAGCTCCTTTCTCGTAAGGGGCGTTTGATTATCATGTGCTCAAAGGGAGATGCATCCGCTGTCAGTCCCAGTGGATCTTGCAGAGTGATTGAAGTTCCACAGGTTGCTGATTGTCTCCAGCCAGTGATCAATATTATTCCATTACAG TTGCTTGCATACCATCTTACTGTTCTTCGTGGATTTGATGTCGACCAACCAAGGAACCTAGCGAAGAGCGTGACCACACAGTAA
- the LOC139829793 gene encoding putative receptor protein kinase ZmPK1, with protein MAPALPPNLATVSLLSFLALVSCAASRDILQLGSSLAVEAYQSDILQSPDGTFSCGFYSIYENAFTFSVWYSRAANKTVVWSANRDRPVHSRRAALTLRKDGNMVLRDYDDTLVWQAADYLTNVQHAQLLDTGNLVVKNTSGGIVWQSFDSPTDTLLPSQRITAATQLAPTTQSHAPGNYIFRFNDISMLSLIYNVPDVSDIYWPNPDISVFDNSRSRYNSTRLGSLGNNGVLSSSDFADGLLLKASDAAVPGTKRRLTLDPDGNFRMYSLDDSDGVWSVSMVAISQPCAIHGICGQNGICHYSPKPTCSCPPGYVMTNPGNWTEGCTATFKLTCGDQEPVQFVKLPHTDFWGSDQKRLLGVSLEACMDSCISDCTCKGFQYLQGKGSCYPKSLLFNGMSCATPMVRAIYLKLPARFNVSDTPIPQSNVLDPAPPTLHCDQMSQGVRHPFPDVKETSDGEPKWIYFFSFIVAIFVIEVSFIAFAWFFVFRREMGPSEVWAAEEGYKVMTSHFRRYSYRELAKATREFRVELGRGRSGAVYKGVLEDERSVAVKKLKNISRGKEEFQAELSIIGRINHMNLARIWGFCSEGSHRLLVCEYVENGSLANILFRDQKTSVLDWKQRFNIALGVAKGLAYLHHECLEWVIHCDVKPENILLDTDFEPKITDFGLAKLLSRAGSNQNMSKVRGTDGYIAPEWVSGLPITAKVDVYSYGVVLLELLSGTRVSELAVGSDAEVHSMLGKLVRALADKLEVHEESWVGEFVDQELSGQFNYLQARTVIELAVSCLQKDRNKRPTMESVVQTLLSFDEASD; from the coding sequence ATGGCTCCAGCTCTACCACCAAACCTTGCCACCGTCTCCCTCCTCTCCTTTCTCGCGCTAGTCTCATGCGCCGCAAGTCGGGACATTCTGCAGCTGGGATCCTCCCTTGCCGTGGAAGCCTACCAGAGTGACATCCTTCAGTCACCGGACGGCACCTTCTCCTGCGGCTTCTACAGCATCTACGAGAACGCCTTCACGTTCTCAGTATGGTACTCCAGGGCAGCCAACAAGACCGTTGTCTGGAGCGCGAACCGCGACCGCCCCGTCCACTCCAGGAGGGCGGCCCTGACATTGCGCAAGGACGGCAACATGGTGCTCAGAGACTACGACGACACCCTGGTGTGGCAAGCTGCTGATTACCTCACAAATGTTCAGCATGCTCAGCTGCTGGACACCGGGAATCTCGTCGTGAAGAACACCAGCGGCGGCATAGTATGGCAGAGTTTTGATTCACCGACAGACACTCTCCTGCCGTCCCAGCGCATCACCGCTGCGACACAGTTGGCCCCGACGACCCAGTCCCATGCTCCTGGTAACTACATCTTCCGTTTCAATGATATATCGATGCTGTCACTCATATACAATGTTCCTGATGTCTCGGATATATACTGGCCAAACCCTGATATTAGCGTCTTCGACAATAGCAGAAGCCGGTATAACAGTACTAGATTGGGGAGTTTAGGCAACAATGGAGTCCTTTCATCTAGTGATTTTGCTGATGGACTACTACTTAAGGCCTCTGATGCAGCGGTGCCGGGGACCAAGAGAAGGCTTACTCTCGACCCTGATGGTAATTTCCGGATGTACAGCCTGGATGACTCAGATGGGGTGTGGTCAGTTTCAATGGTAGCTATATCCCAGCCTTGCGCCATCCATGGCATATGCGGTCAGAATGGAATCTGCCATTACTCGCCTAAACCTACGTGCTCATGCCCACCAGGTTACGTGATGACCAACCCAGGTAACTGGACTGAAGGCTGCACGGCTACTTTCAAATTAACTTGTGGTGATCAGGAACCTGTGCAGTTCGTGAAGCTCCCCCACACGGATTTCTGGGGATCTGATCAGAAGCGTCTTCTGGGAGTCTCCTTGGAGGCTTGTATGGACAGTTGCATTAGTGACTGCACCTGCAAAGGCTTCCAGTACCTGCAAGGCAAAGGGTCATGCTACCCGAAATCCCTTCTTTTCAATGGAATGAGTTGTGCAACACCTATGGTGCGAGCAATCTATCTCAAGCTTCCTGCCAGGTTCAATGTATCAGATACACCTATTCCTCAGTCCAATGTGTTGGATCCGGCACCGCCTACCCTGCACTGCGACCAGATGAGCCAAGGAGTCAGACACCCATTTCCGGATGTAAAAGAAACCAGTGATGGAGAACCAAAGTGGATCTACTTCTTCAGTTTCATAGTTGCAATTTTTGTTATTGAGGTTTCCTTCATAGCATTTGCATGGTTCTTTGTCTTTAGAAGAGAGATGGGGCCATCAGAGGTGTGGGCAGCCGAGGAAGGTTACAAGGTGATGACTAGCCATTTTCGAAGATACAGTTACAGAGAGCTCGCGAAGGCAACAAGAGAGTTCAGAGTGGAGCTAGGAAGGGGAAGATCAGGCGCTGTGTACAAAGGTGTCCTAGAAGATGAAAGGTCAGTGGCTGTGAAGAAGCTCAAAAATATAAGTCGTGGCAAGGAAGAGTTTCAAGCTGAACTGAGCATCATTGGCAGGATTAACCACATGAATCTGGCGAGAATTTGGGGGTTTTGCTCAGAAGGGTCACACAGGCTGTTGGTTTGTGAGTATGTGGAGAACGGGTCCCTGGCAAATATTTTGTTCAGAGACCAAAAAACATCCGTCCTGGACTGGAAGCAAAGGTTTAATATTGCATTAGGTGTGGCCAAAGGATTGGCCTATCTTCACCATGAGTGCTTAGAATGGGTCATCCACTGTGATGTGAAACCTGAGAACATACTGCTGGACACAGACTTTGAGCCTAAGATCACCGACTTCGGGTTGGCGAAGTTGCTAAGCCGAGCTGGATCCAATCAGAACATGTCGAAGGTGCGAGGAACAGATGGTTACATAGCTCCCGAGTGGGTTTCTGGCCTCCCAATCACAGCAAAAGTTGATGTGTACAGTTATGGAGTTGTGCTGCTTGAGCTTTTATCTGGGACAAGAGTTTCGGAGCTGGCTGTCGGTTCAGACGCAGAGGTGCACAGCATGCTCGGTAAGCTTGTCAGGGCGCTTGCTGATAAACTGGAGGTACATGAAGAATCATGGGTTGGTGAATTTGTAGACCAGGAATTGAGTGGACAGTTCAACTATCTGCAAGCAAGAACGGTGATCGAGTTGGCTGTTTCTTGCTTGCAGAAAGATAGAAACAAGAGGCCGACCATGGAATCTGTAGTCCAGACTCTCCTGTCGTTTGATGAAGCTAGTGATTAG
- the LOC139831029 gene encoding uncharacterized protein, which produces MERWLGAVLYLVTAGASDVTVVGQAGRPPAGGEDISNSMSRRGVGLRWKPYPYHLVDESLPIIVIATRDACFREMYLLSVPVDLAERLKLHRLLIVSSQCSILFHYSCSHTI; this is translated from the exons ATGGAGCGGTGGTTGGGGGCAGTCCTGTATCTGGTAACGGCGGGCGCGAGCGACGTGACGGTGGTCGGTCAGGCCGGCCGGCCGCCGGCGGGAGGGGAGGATATTTCGAACTCCATGAGCAGGAGGGGCGTTGGATTGAGGTGGAAGCCGTATCCATACCATCTAGTTGATGAAAGCCTTCCAATCATCGTCATTGCAACACGTGATGCATGCTTCAG GGAGATGTATCTCCTGTCAGTCCCAGTGGATCTTGCAGAGCGATTGAAGCTCCACAGGTTGCTGATTGTCTCCAGCCAGTGCTCAATATTATTCCATTACAG TTGCTCGCATACCATCTAG
- the LOC127299954 gene encoding putative receptor protein kinase ZmPK1, translating into MFQAPSGAAISATMAPALPPKVATVSLLSFLMLVSCAASRDILQLGSSLAVETYQSDILRSPDGTFSCGFYSVYDKAFTFSIWYSEAANKTIVWSANRDRPVHSRVSVLTLRKDGNMVLTDYDDTIVWEAGDYLRNVQHAQLLDTGNLVMKNTSSDIVWQSFDSPTDTILPSQGITAATKLVPTTQSRSPGNYIFRFNDISVLSLIYDVPDVSDIYWPNPDNSVYDNNRSRYNSTRLGSLDSNGVLASSDFADGILLKASDAAAAGTKRRLTLDPDGNLRMYSLDDLDGVWSISMVAISQPCTIHGLCGQNGICHYSPKPTCSCPPGYVMTNPGNWTEGCTATFKLTCGDQEPVQFVKLPHTDFWGSDQKRLLGISLDACMDICIRDCTCKGFQYQQGTGSCYPKSLLFNGMSCATPRVRAIYLKLPARFNVSDTPIPQSNVLDPAPPTLQCEQMSRGVRYPFPDVKETSDGESKWFYFYSFIVAISIIEVSFIAFAWFFVFRRELGPSEMWAAEEGYKVMTSHFRRYNYTELVEATREFRVELGRGRSGAVYKGVLEDERPVAVKKLKNISRGKEEFQAELSIIGRINHMNLARIWGFCSEGSHRLLVCEYVENGSLANIMFRDQKTFVLDWKQRFNIALGVAKGLAYLHHECLEWVIHCDVKPENILLDTDFEPKITDFGLAKLLNRAGSSQNMSQVRGTVGYIAPEWVSGLPITAKVDVYSYGIVLLELLSGARVSELAVGSDVHSMLQQLVSVLADKLEGHEESWVCEFVDQELSGQFNYLQARTVIKLAISCLQEDRNKRPTMESVVQTLLSFDEASD; encoded by the coding sequence ATGTTTCAGGCACCATCCGGTGCTGCCATCTCCGCAACCATGGCTCCAGCTCTTCCACCAAAAGTTGCCACCGTCTCCCTCCTCTCCTTTCTCATGCTAGTCTCGTGCGCTGCGAGTCGGGACATTCTGCAGCTGGGATCCTCCCTCGCTGTGGAAACCTACCAGAGTGACATCCTGCGGTCACCGGACGGCACCTTCTCCTGCGGCTTCTACAGCGTCTACGACAAGGCCTTCACGTTCTCAATATGGTACTCCGAGGCGGCCAACAAGACCATCGTCTGGAGCGCAAACCGCGACCGCCCCGTCCACTCCAGGGTGTCAGTCCTGACCTTGCGCAAGGACGGCAACATGGTCCTCACagactacgacgacaccatcgtgtGGGAAGCTGGTGATTACCTCAGAAATGTTCAGCATGCTCAGCTGCTGGACACCGGAAATCTCGTCATGAAGAATACCAGCAGCGACATAGTATGGCAGAGCTTTGATTCACCGACGGACACGATCCTGCCATCCCAGGGCATCACAGCTGCGACAAAGTTGGTCCCGACAACCCAGTCTCGTTCTCCTGGTAACTACATCTTCCGTTTCAATGATATATCGGTGCTGTCACTCATATACGATGTTCCTGATGTCTCGGATATATATTGGCCGAATCCTGATAATAGCGTCTACGACAATAACAGAAGCCGGTATAACAGTACTAGATTGGGCAGTTTAGACAGCAATGGGGTGCTTGCATCTAGTGATTTTGCTGATGGAATACTACTTAAGGCATCTGATGCAGCAGCAGCGGGGACCAAGAGAAGGCTAACTCTCGACCCTGATGGTAATCTCCGGATGTACAGCCTGGATGACTTGGATGGGGTGTGGTCAATTTCAATGGTAGCAATCTCCCAGCCTTGCACCATCCATGGTCTATGCGGTCAGAATGGAATCTGCCATTACTCGCCTAAACCTACGTGCTCATGCCCACCAGGTTATGTGATGACCAACCCAGGTAACTGGACTGAAGGCTGCACGGCTACTTTCAAATTAACTTGTGGTGATCAGGAACCTGTGCAGTTTGTGAAGCTCCCCCACACGGATTTCTGGGGATCTGATCAGAAGCGTCTTCTAGGAATTTCCTTGGACGCTTGTATGGACATTTGCATCCGTGACTGCACCTGCAAAGGCTTCCAATACCAGCAAGGCACAGGGTCATGCTACCCGAAATCTCTTCTTTTCAATGGAATGAGTTGTGCGACACCCAGGGTGAGAGCAATCTATCTCAAGCTCCCTGCCAGGTTCAATGTTTCAGATACACCTATTCCTCAGTCCAATGTGTTGGATCCGGCGCCGCCTACTCTGCAGTGTGAACAGATGAGCCGGGGAGTCAGATACCCATTTCCGGATGTAAAAGAAACCAGTGATGGAGAATCGAAGTGGTTCTACTTCTACAGTTTCATAGTTGCAATTTCTATTATTGAGGTTTCCTTCATAGCATTTGCATGGTTCTTCGTCTTTAGAAGAGAGCTGGGGCCATCAGAGATGTGGGCAGCCGAGGAAGGTTACAAGGTGATGACTAGCCATTTTCGAAGATACAATTACACAGAGCTCGTGGAGGCAACAAGAGAGTTCAGAGTTGAGCTAGGAAGGGGAAGATCAGGCGCTGTGTATAAAGGTGTACTAGAAGATGAAAGGCCAGTGGCTGTGAAGAAGCTTAAAAATATAAGTCGAGGCAAGGAAGAGTTTCAAGCTGAGCTAAGCATCATTGGCAGGATTAACCACATGAATCTTGCGAGAATATGGGGGTTTTGCTCAGAAGGGTCACACAGGCTGTTGGTTTGTGAGTATGTGGAGAACGGATCCCTGGCAAACATTATGTTCAGAGACCAAAAAACTTTCGTCCTGGACTGGAAGCAAAGGTTTAATATTGCATTAGGTGTGGCCAAAGGATTGGCCTATCTTCACCATGAGTGCTTAGAATGGGTCATCCACTGTGATGTGAAACCTGAGAACATACTGCTGGACACAGACTTTGAGCCTAAGATCACTGACTTTGGGTTGGCGAAGTTGCTAAACAGAGCTGGATCCAGTCAGAACATGTCGCAGGTGCGAGGAACAGTAGGTTACATAGCTCCCGAGTGGGTTTCTGGCCTCCCAATCACAGCGAAAGTTGATGTGTACAGTTATGGAATTGTGCTGCTTGAGCTTTTATCTGGGGCAAGAGTTTCGGAGCTGGCTGTCGGTTCAGACGTGCACAGCATGCTCCAGCAGCTTGTCAGTGTTCTTGCTGATAAACTGGAGGGGCATGAAGAATCATGGGTGTGTGAATTTGTTGACCAGGAATTGAGTGGACAGTTTAACTATCTGCAAGCAAGAACGGTGATCAAGTTGGCTATTTCTTGCTTGCAAGAAGATAGAAACAAGAGACCGACCATGGAATCTGTTGTCCAGACTCTCCTCTCGTTTGATGAAGCTAGTGATTAG